From Candidatus Liberimonas magnetica:
GCAGTTGATGCCTTGGATAGATAGTTTGTTATCTGAAAGCTTGACTTGAACACATCGCCTGCACTGTCAAAAGCGGTATTCGGGCACACATCCGGTAATGCAGCCAAAGGGCTTATCATCTGAACTATAAAACAAATAATGAGTGCTCCAATTAATATAAATTTCATAAAATAAATATTGTCCATACTACAGAAAAATCATTATATAATATATATATTTCATTATTGTAAAAAATTCAAGTAGAAAATGTAAAATATTTCAAAATTTTGTTAACTACGCCCTGCGGATCAGGCAGGCTGGTTATTATTAGCACCAAAAAGGATGCCCGCCATTGGAAGACTCTAAAATAATGCAGTATTCTGTTATTATTGATTTTATGCTTTGGATGGGATTTTCTATAGGGTGGGTGAACCCCAAGCGTGCGCACGTGCCGTGCGCACAAAAACAGCACCCTTTTACAGGGTGCTGTTAAAAAATATATTTTTTGTCTAAAAAGAATACTTAACTTGCCCGTAGAACAAGCGCCCTATTGCAAAACTGCTTTCATCCGGAAGATTTATGCCTCTTGGGTACTCATAGTGGGAGTTATTAAATAGATTAGATGCAGACAAAGATATGAGCGTATTTTTTGATAACTTATAGTTTAATTTCATATTCAAAACAGCATAAGGGTCAACATCCGCCAGATACTCATTGCCTGAACCGTCGCTGATATCATAGATCGCTTTATCAACCCAGTTAGCCGTAACCGCGAAAGACACAGCTTTTCCAAGGTCTGCATTTAACCCTATATTGGCTTTGTGCTTGGGCACATCCATGCGTGTAGCGTCTTTTTCGTTTATTAAAGCAGTTGCTATATCGTCTTCCGTATTTTTTATGGTTATATAGGAATAGTTTAAAACCGCAGACAAACCTTTTATAACAAGCAGGTTAAATTCAAGCTCGCTTCCGTATCCATCTGCTTTTCCAGCATTTGCATAGCTGCTAATGAGCTGTTTTGTAAGCAAACCTCCGGGTGAACCGGGAAAAAGGTCGTTGGCGTCGTAGTAAGTCGGAAGAGAAGTCACCGTGATAAATTCGTCGTACTGGTTATAAAACACATTTGCGCTCATTTTAAAGCGTTCTTTCCCGTGGTTAAGATATCCGATTTCCACAGATTTTATGCCTTCCGCTTTAAGATCGCTGTTTCCCCTAACGATAGAAGTGTAAGGTATAGACACACCAGGTATAAGAGCCACCGAATAAGTACCGTTCTGTGTCCAGTCTATGTACGACTGCACTAAAGAGGGCTGGCGGAAGGCTTTGCTTGCAGATAATCTTAGGGTGTTGTTATTATCGAAATTATAGGCGATGCTTCCTCTTGGGGAAATAGTTTCTTTTACAAGAGGGTGCATATCATACCTGCCTCCGACAGAGATCAATAGTTTGTCCGAAGGTTTAAACTGGTCTTCCGCAAAGACTGCCCATAAGCTCTGGGACAAGGCGGGGACATACCCACCTGAAATTACACGGTTATACCTGCCGTTCACACCCCATAAAATAGAGTGTTTGCTTGCAAGATCGATGGAATGCTGGATTTCTGCATCAAGCGACGAACCTTTCCATGACTTATTTTCATTCGATCTGATATTTAATATGCTGCCAGCATTTTCTTCTTTATAATAGGTCCTGAATTGAAGAGTTTTGTAACTCCAGTCAAACCTCATATAATCAAGATCTCCCGTAAAATTGGCTGAACCCAAATCCTCTCCCAGAAAAAACCGGTAATCTATAACGTGCGACCTTCCGGCAGACAGAGCAAGACTTTGATTTTCACTATATTTATATTCAACAAAGGCATTCCCCTTTGAGATATCACCTGCGCTTTTTGAATCATCCTGCCATTTGTTCATCCTGTTCCATTCTCCGGAAACCTTGTATGAAACCTTATCTCCTACCCAGGCATTCATGACCGAAGGTATAAGGATATTCCTGTTGCCCGCTATCAAAGAAACGTGCGTGCCGGCTATTTGTTCTGGTTTTTTCGTGATAATATTTATCAGCCCGCAATAGGCATTTGCACCGTACAGGGAAGAACTGGGCCCTCTTATGATTTCTATCCTGTCTATTTCTTCAAGCCCTACCTGCATGAGCGGCCAGAACACATAACCGTACGCATCCCAGTAAACCGAACGGCCGTCGATCATAACCAGCAGTTTGTTGCTTAAAACACCGTTAAACCCGCGTATGCTTACCTGCTGGTCCCTTTCATCAAAAGCCATGACTTCCATACCGGGAACCATCTTGAGCAGGTCCGGTATGGTAAGCGCACTTGAATTCTCTATATTTTCCGAAGTAATAACACTTACTGTAGCAGGCGCATCTGAGAGGCTCTGAGCTTTCTTGGAAGCGGTCATTACCGAGATGTCCATGAACATAAGCTCTTCGACTGAACGCACCTCTTCTGCAAAGGACAGGTTCGCGAAACAGAAAACAGAACCTAAAACAACTGCAATTGTTCTTTTCATCTTTTTCCCTCCATTTTTGTTTTCATCTTTTTTCATCTATCTTTGGACATTATCTTTGTTTTACAAATGTTACTTAAGAATGATAAGCTAAAAATAACATATTGATTAATCCTTGTCAAGTTGCCGGTGTCAGATGTTGGTGTCAGACATGCCTAACCTGCAGAAACGTTTCCGGATAACCATAGGTTTTTATGTTTGACAAGTTCTCAAACTGACAAGTTCTCAAACTTGACTTTTTTACAAAAATTTTATATAAAATAATAACAATATTTGAACTTACTTCTATGTTCAGGGCGATGGAACTCACCTATTAACCGCCGTAAAGAAACCGATCTTAAAGGCTAATGGTTCCTACAAACTCAAGTATCTAAAATTATCGAAGTGCTTTTTTTCTTTTGGAGTCTTGAAATGATTCATCAGCTGTTTTTTTCTATACCTAAACTATTTACAGCCGACCCTTTGTCTCTTTTTTTTGTTTTTGTGATCCTGCTTATATCAGCCCCTTCAGCGATCTATTCGATAAATTACTTAAAAGGCGAGTATTCCGGAAAAAAAATAATTTATGCCTGGGTGATGCTTTTTGCCTTTATAGTATCGATGCTTCTGGTAGTCACTTTCAACAACGCTTTCTTCTTCTTATTAGCCTGGGAGATCATGTCCCTGGTATCTTTTTTCCTGGTGGTCTTTGACACCGGACAATGGAAATCCGTAAAAGCCGGAATTATATACATAATAATGACGCATCTAGGTACAGCTTTTATAACCGCAGCCTTTGTCCTGATGTACAGGCACGCTCATTCGTTCGATTTTGCGGCTATGAAACAGGCTTGCCGGATAATGCCTCAAAACACAAAGGACCTGTTGTTTTTGTTGT
This genomic window contains:
- a CDS encoding TonB-dependent receptor; the protein is MKRTIAVVLGSVFCFANLSFAEEVRSVEELMFMDISVMTASKKAQSLSDAPATVSVITSENIENSSALTIPDLLKMVPGMEVMAFDERDQQVSIRGFNGVLSNKLLVMIDGRSVYWDAYGYVFWPLMQVGLEEIDRIEIIRGPSSSLYGANAYCGLINIITKKPEQIAGTHVSLIAGNRNILIPSVMNAWVGDKVSYKVSGEWNRMNKWQDDSKSAGDISKGNAFVEYKYSENQSLALSAGRSHVIDYRFFLGEDLGSANFTGDLDYMRFDWSYKTLQFRTYYKEENAGSILNIRSNENKSWKGSSLDAEIQHSIDLASKHSILWGVNGRYNRVISGGYVPALSQSLWAVFAEDQFKPSDKLLISVGGRYDMHPLVKETISPRGSIAYNFDNNNTLRLSASKAFRQPSLVQSYIDWTQNGTYSVALIPGVSIPYTSIVRGNSDLKAEGIKSVEIGYLNHGKERFKMSANVFYNQYDEFITVTSLPTYYDANDLFPGSPGGLLTKQLISSYANAGKADGYGSELEFNLLVIKGLSAVLNYSYITIKNTEDDIATALINEKDATRMDVPKHKANIGLNADLGKAVSFAVTANWVDKAIYDISDGSGNEYLADVDPYAVLNMKLNYKLSKNTLISLSASNLFNNSHYEYPRGINLPDESSFAIGRLFYGQVKYSF